The sequence below is a genomic window from Thalassobaculum sp. OXR-137.
AAGCTGCATGAAGCTGCCCGTCCCTCTAGGTCGAACAGGCATTCCGGGATCCTGCCGGCCCCGCCTTTGACGACGTAGGCCAGCATGATGCTATCAGGCGATCGGCCGATCCCCCAAGCATCAAGCTATCGGCAGCAGCGCCGACAATAGTCTCGTGCGATTGCGGACAGGCCGCTCTAGGAGGAGCGGAACCGGCTCGGCTCGAGCACCTTCAGGATCCGGGTAACCGCCCCGCCCTCCGGCCGTATCGGCAGCAGCAGGCGGACATAGCTCCACGGCTTGCCGTTGATCGAGACGTAGAAGCGCCGGGTCAGCATCGGCGTTTCGGTCTCGGCGACGGCATGCAGGTCGTCGAGCACCAGCCCGGCGTCGCGGGTGCCGAAGAAGTCATGAACGCTGGTGCCGCGCAGCTCCCGGCCGTAGATGTCGCAGGCAGCCGTTCCGGCCAGCCGGATCACCGCGTCGTCATCCCCCTTGAGGTCCACCAGCATCAGGTAGGGCAGCGCCTTGACCGGCAGGTCCAGCGCGTCGATCCCGGCCGGCGCCTTGCCGCCGCCCAGCCGCTGCCAAGTCTCCAGCACGCTGGACAGGATGGGGAACTGGCCGATAGCCGACAGATCGAGACCGTCGTTCACCGACACGAATGTCTCAGGCTTTAGCATCGAGGGGAAACCGCAGGCTATGGAGGGGTCGTGTGCCGTCGGCCGGCGTCTACTGACGCGCCGTATGTCGACCTTCAAATATCGCCCACCCTTAGCGCGTGGCGTGCGGAAGTCAAGGAAAGCCGCATATCCCGCCCGTCTCGCCGGGCGTCGGCTAGCGGTAGGGCGTCACCCGGCGCTCGTAGTCCGGCAGGGTGAAGGCCATCGCCTCCCCGGTGCCGGTGTCCCAGAGCGTGCGCTCAATGCCGACAATGTCGCCGAAATACACGTGCACGCCGAGGGACGGCGCGTCGTCCGGGTTGGCGATCGCATGGACGTCGCGCGGGGCGAGCACGAGCACGCCGCCCGGTGCCGCGGTCTGTTCGCGCTCCAGCGCGATCCTGTCCCCGTCGCGGCGATAGCGGCGATGGATCTCCACGCCCTCCAGCATCGAGATCACCGCCGTCATCCCGTGGTCATGGGGCGGGCCGGCGGTATTCGGCGCCTGCCGGACGATGAAGACCGACAGGTCGTCGGAGCGGTGCAGGACGTAGTCCTCGCCCTCGAAGTCCGGGATTTCGGCGATGGCCTTGTCCGGCTCCTCGCCCAGCAGCGTAAGCGCGGCGCGGACCCCGCCGACCGGATCGGCGGAGGTCACCGCCGCGCGGCACGCATCGACCAGGGTTTTGAGACGCTCGCTCACCGTGTCCTCACTCGTTCTTCAGGACATTTTCCATACCCTGGATCGCCAATTCAAGGTTGCGCAGGGTCTGCTCCAGCTCCCTTGTCTTGGAGCGGTCCATCGCCTCGGTCTGCAGCGCATAGCGGATGCCGGACGCCCGCGCCTTCAGCCGCGCCAGACGCGTGCCATTCTGGTTGACGGTGCCGCTCGGGTTGAGGGAACTGCGGCGCAGCGGCATCGCCCCCTTCGTATAGCGATGGGTCGGCGGCTTGCCGTTGTTGCGGCCGTCATACATCCGGGCCAGGTCGGAAATCGACACCCTGGCGTCCGGCTTCGTCTTTCCGCGGCCTCGCATGGCGGCTCCGTGCAGCACTGTAATCGGCAACCGCCTCCGTCGTCACCTATCGGCGATCAGTCGTCGACGTAGGGGTTGCGCCGTTTGCGCAGGTTAACCCGGATCGGCACCCCGACCAGCCCGAATTCGTCCCGGAGTCCGCCGATCAGGTAGCGGACATAGCTTTCCGGCAGCTCGTCGGCCTGGCTGACGAAGGCGGCGAAGGTCGGCGGACGGGCCTTGACCTGGGTCATGTAGCGCAGGCGCAGGCGCCGGCCCTTGGACAGCGGCGGCGGATGCTGGTCGACCATCCGTTCCAGCCAGCGGTTCAGCCGGCTGGTCGGCACGCGGGTGTTCCAGACGTCGTAGATGTCGAACACCGCGTCCAGCAGCTTGTCCAGGTTGCTGCCGCGCAGGGCGGAGACGGCGATCCAGGGAATGCCGCGCACCTGGGCGAGCGAGGTGTCCAACCGGTCGCGCAGGCGCTGGCCGGCGGCGTTCTTGTCGGCGACCGCGTCCCACTTGTTCACGGCGATGATCAGGGCGCGGCCCTGGTCCAGCACCGTGCGGGCGATGGCCAGGTCCTGCTTCTCCAGCATCTGCTCGCCGTCGAGCACCAGCATGACCACCTGGGCGAAGCGCACGGCGCGCATGCTGTCGGTGGTGGACATCCGCTCCAGCTTCTCCACCACCCGCGCCTTGCGGCGCAGTCCGGCGGTGTCGATCAGGTGGATGTCCCGGCCCTTGTAGCTCCACGGGATCTCGATGGAGTCGCGGGTGATGCCGGCCTCCGGACCGGTCAGCAGACGGTCCTCGCCGAGCAGCCGGTTGATCAGGGTCGACTTGCCGACGTTCGGGCGGCCGACGATGGCGAGCTTCAGCGGTCCCTTCGGCCCCCGGTCCTTGAGGATCGCGTCCTCTTCCAGGTCGGCCTCGTCCAGATCGACGCCGTCCAGGATCTCCTCGGGGAACGGGTCGTCGTCGTACTGGGCCGCCAGTTCGGCCGCCAGCACCGGGTCGGCCTCGATCCGGGCGCGGATGAGGTCGTAGAGCTCTCCCATGCCCTCGCCGTGCTCGGCCGAGATCGGCACCGGGTCGCCAAGGCCGAGCTTGTAGGCCTCGCTGAGCCCGGCGATGCCGCCCCGCCCCTCGCACTTGTTGGCGAGCACGGTGACCGGCACCTTCACCCGGCGCAGCCAGTCGGCGAAATGCGCGTCCAGCGGCGTCACGCCGGCCCGGGCGTCGATCATCATGAACACCAGATCGGCCTGCTGCACCGCCGCCTCGGTCTGGCGGCGCATGCGCCCTTCCAGACTGTCGTCGTGAGCGTCCTCCAGGCCGGCGGTGTCGACGATGCGGAAGCTCAGATCGGCGATCCGGGCGTCCCCCTCGCGCCGGTCGCGGGTCACACCGGGGGTATCGTCGACCAGGGCGTGCTTGGTCCCGGTCAGCCGGTTGAACAGCGTCGACTTGCCGACATTCGGCCGGCCGATGATGGCGACCTTGAGCGCCATGTCCGGTCCCCTAACGGTACGCGCGCAATTGCGCGTCGTTGTCTAGCACGTAGACCGTGCTGCCGGCGACGATCGGGGCGAGGTAGATCGGATCGCCGACCTCGATGCGTCCCAGCAATTTGCCGGTATAGGGGGAGATCGCATAGACGAAGCCGTCCGACGAGCCGAGCAGCAGGCGGTCGCCCACCAGTACAGGGCCGGCGTACTGGATCGGATCCTGCTGATCCTCCATGTCCTCGAAATTCGGCAGCCGGTGCACCCAGCGCACCCGGCCGTCCAGCCGGGTCAGGGCGACGAGCTCGCCGCTCAGGCTGACCACGAAGACGTAGTCGCCGGCCACCCAGGGCATGTGGGTGCTGCCGATCGCCCGCTCCCAGACCCGGCGGCCCGAGCGCATGTCGATGGCCGCCATACGGCCGGCGTGGCTGACGGCGAAGGCCAGCTCGCCGTCGATAACCGGGCTGCCGCGGATATCGGCGAGCCGGGAAATCGCGTCCAGCGCCCGCAGGCTCGACAGGTTCTCCACCCAGACCACGCGGCCGGTCTCGACCCGCAGGGCGAAGAGCTGGCCGGAGGAATACGGCACCAGGACCGTGGATCCCTGCACCGCCGGGGCGGCGCCGCCCAGCAGG
It includes:
- a CDS encoding cysteine dioxygenase family protein; the encoded protein is MSERLKTLVDACRAAVTSADPVGGVRAALTLLGEEPDKAIAEIPDFEGEDYVLHRSDDLSVFIVRQAPNTAGPPHDHGMTAVISMLEGVEIHRRYRRDGDRIALEREQTAAPGGVLVLAPRDVHAIANPDDAPSLGVHVYFGDIVGIERTLWDTGTGEAMAFTLPDYERRVTPYR
- a CDS encoding PAS domain-containing protein, whose protein sequence is MSVNDGLDLSAIGQFPILSSVLETWQRLGGGKAPAGIDALDLPVKALPYLMLVDLKGDDDAVIRLAGTAACDIYGRELRGTSVHDFFGTRDAGLVLDDLHAVAETETPMLTRRFYVSINGKPWSYVRLLLPIRPEGGAVTRILKVLEPSRFRSS
- the der gene encoding ribosome biogenesis GTPase Der, which encodes MALKVAIIGRPNVGKSTLFNRLTGTKHALVDDTPGVTRDRREGDARIADLSFRIVDTAGLEDAHDDSLEGRMRRQTEAAVQQADLVFMMIDARAGVTPLDAHFADWLRRVKVPVTVLANKCEGRGGIAGLSEAYKLGLGDPVPISAEHGEGMGELYDLIRARIEADPVLAAELAAQYDDDPFPEEILDGVDLDEADLEEDAILKDRGPKGPLKLAIVGRPNVGKSTLINRLLGEDRLLTGPEAGITRDSIEIPWSYKGRDIHLIDTAGLRRKARVVEKLERMSTTDSMRAVRFAQVVMLVLDGEQMLEKQDLAIARTVLDQGRALIIAVNKWDAVADKNAAGQRLRDRLDTSLAQVRGIPWIAVSALRGSNLDKLLDAVFDIYDVWNTRVPTSRLNRWLERMVDQHPPPLSKGRRLRLRYMTQVKARPPTFAAFVSQADELPESYVRYLIGGLRDEFGLVGVPIRVNLRKRRNPYVDD